TAAATCGCGTGTTAACTTGATAATCGAAATGTCCGAGGGTACTCTCTTCGTTCGATATCCTGCGAATGACGCGCAACGCGCACGGTTCCTTGCTCTTGCAACGCCTGTCTTCTTTTCAATCTTCTAGATAAGACGACGATCGAACGTAGGATACATTTACTTCGACTCGGATTCTTCGGGCGAGAGCATTACGTAAAATTGAAAACCACGTCTTTCCAGGTCATTTACCTTGTCCGAGCCGATTAATAAGATTTCGTTAAGATCGTAGGATTCGGTGAGGCTTCCTCCTCGTGTCTTCTATCCTCGAAGCTCGCATCGCTTTTCATTTATGTAATCGGAACGGTACAACGagcgaaaaaagaaaagaaaaagaaaatcagTTTTACGGAAGTTTCATCGAAAcgcataattatacatataagtCGAGTGTTTATTCGtaggagaagaagaaaaagaaaacgaaataaTAACGAAAACATTCATACCACTTTACGCGAATGTATTTACCCTGTGCGACGTTACGTTGATCGCTGTTCGCTGATTTCAGACCGAGACGCAGTTGTGCGATTCGTGAGAAAATGACAATACTGGTGGACGAGATATCGGAGATTATTTGTAAGAACAAAAAAAAGGAATGGTTAATGTTGGAGCGAGGAGTTAAATGTGGAGAAGCGGTTTTCACCTGAATTTTACGTGCTGTACGTGACACGATGAACTAGCATTGAAGCGACGTCTCCGAGCGATTGAGAGCGACTGGAGATGTGTTGGGGCTCATTGTCAGAAGCGTCCAGTAGCGTTCAGGAGCGGTACAATTTGAAACACCTCTGCAATCGATATTTATATAAGACTCCGTTAATGCGATGACGAAATATTTCCGCATGAAAAATTGATTATGCACACGCGCGAACAACGCAGTTTCAACATTCGGGCAAATAGTTTAACGCGAAACAGAGAAATACCGATCTTCGATATTCCCCTCTGTGATACGTTGTCGATCACTATGCGATTAAAATTGTTCATACATAGGTCCGTCGGTTTCTCACGTAGAATTAAAGAATTAAACATTGAACGGCGATCTTTCACCCGACGTAACACGATACCCTAATGTTTTGATGCTTTGCACGCGTTTCTAAGCGGTGTAAGCGACACTTGTGCGACGTAAAATTTCGCGTACCACGAAGTTAGGCGCGTGAACTTCGCTTTGAATGACCATTTTCTTCTAGAAACGTACGGAAGAATAAAGTTCGTTGGAAAACCTCACTTAAAAACGCCTAGCACCGAAGGAACGTTTCAGATGAGACGATGATTCCGTTCAGATGAGACCCATGACTTGCTTCGGAACATCACGTAGGAACTGAAAGAACATTGATTATTAACGATACGATTCTTTAAATCTGTTGTTGAGCAACATCGCGTAGCATGTGCCGTAACGGAAGCATCTACGTTTCGAATCTATCTGATACCGTTCGATCAACGACCTTAGGTCGATGCGTTCGATCTATTGAATATTACGAAACGATCGAATTCGTAGAATATTCCTGGTTTTGCGAGCCGTGAtagcaaacaataatctgttcgAGTAAAAATTCTATTCTCAAATTACTGAAAGAATTAACAtcagaatattataaataaatcgcTTTACCGACACTGTAAATTCAGCCTCCCCTCTGTTATGGACAGATGTAGTTCACCAGCTGACCGTTCCATTTAGGTAGAGTCCGCTATTGACCACAGTACATTTTTGTAGAGTCGGTAATTCAGATCTTGGGTCAAAAAGATGCATTGTATGCAAAATCTGTGTAAAAATATTCAAACGAATATTTAAAGCATATTTAACTAAgagtaaattaattataattgttatcACATAGGGGAATGCTGTTGTTGCGTGACCACGTGGGCGTATGTAGTTATGTTAGTGCTACTGTGCCATATTGACCAATGGCGATAGGAGGGAAATTTGAATACAAAATATCATGTTTAGGCAAAGCCTGTATATTTAATAATCTTGAATCCTCTACCACTGTTCGTCGGATAAGGACCTGTCgtctgcttctctctctctctctctttctctctctctctctctctctctctctctctctctctctctccatcactCAGTCCCACGAACCGCAGTCTTCACGCGTAACACCCGTGCACCCCTTGGCGGGCCTTTTATTCTTGCGCTGCAACCGGAAGAAGGGTTACCTGACGAGTCAATCTCGAAAGTAGAATATGAGAAAGCTTTCCAATGAATAAAAGAGTAATATATTCTTATATCTTCGTTTACCTTACTGGAACGTGTATGCTTCATTGCGGGAaaatgtactgcttcacaaattAGACCTCTGTAAAAGTTAAGCAATTTCAACGACTTCTATATACAATTCTATCTGAAATTTGGTTCGTTCACGTAGGTGAACTACAGACTGTTCTTGCGTTTAAACCTGCCTCATTTAAAAACGTATTGTATTCGGATCGCTTCGATCAAAGATGCCATTAGATCGACTTTGTTGTAGCGACAAAATCGCCGCCACAAATATTCGGACAGCCGATCGGCGAAATCTTCATCTATTCTTCTAGTGTTCGTGCCATCGCTTCctataattataaatttcgATTTCAAATAATCATGACACGAGAGTACAATATAAAGCGAAGAGAATGCAATGaacataatttaaatttaactgTGATATATCAATTACCAACTAACTCTATACTGTGGTTCACCGTTTTGTGTACGTAGCCCGCGGCAGTGAGACCCTCGTAAATGCGAGAGCGGTCCGTCTGAATCTCACTGCCGATGGCTATGTATTCTTTTATGACGTCGATGATCGTTTCGGGTGTTCGGTTCTCCATTACCACCATGCGGCAGTCGGTGGTCTCAACGTCGACCATACCAATGATCCAGTGGCCCTCGACATTGCGGCCACGATTACATTTCCGCTTGCCAAATTTGGCTTCGTCTATCTGTGAAATAATACGAATCAAACGTTTCGAAAGTTGCGCGTCTCCAAGATCTCCTAGAAAACTTAACGAATCGAATCGACGCATTGCTCTGTACCTGAATTGTAACCGGTTTTCCGGCTGCCGAAATCCCCCCCAATTTCGGCTTGTCCAATTGCATCTTCGGGAAATGGTCGACGATCATCTCGCGACAGTAGCGGAACCATGCAGCAATCGTGGACGAACTTAAAGTCGATACATGATCAGTGTCCACATTGAAATCGCACAATTCGTGCGTCGTATAAGCATAGGAGAGGTCCCGCGTAAAGCAGTACATTAATCTGAAGAAATGCACAATTCATGAAATCGTACGAATGCGCCAATTACCGTAAAAAAATTACCTTATAGCCTTGTACAGGGGCAAACGAATATGCTCGAAAAAGGAATCGACCATCGCCGAGTACTGACGGCAATTCGCGCGACCAACAGAACATCGGAAACGGCCAATTCCATGTTCCGCtgaactcgaatgaaatttcatCGGCTTTCGGTGCACCCTGCACATCATCGACCCACGCAACAGCCGGTGTTCGCGTGCCCAGACGATAGCATCTTGATTTGTCGTCGGTAAATTCGCAAAGTTGTACCTCTTATTTTCCATCTTTGTTTCAACGGACACTAGGAATACGAATATCTCGAAGATGGCTGGCCGGCCGTTTTTGCGCGCCCGTGGTGCCGTCTGGCGGGAAGCTTTCAAAATAAATCTTGAAAACAGTTTCCGAGTCAATTGTCAAAATTCTATTAAAGTATGGACAATGGAACGATTTCTCGCGGACCTAATGTTTACGCTTCGATAGTTTATCTTTACCTCGAGTTGCTTAGtagttaattttgtttaaacattaGATTAGTAAGATAGACAAGAGAGTTACCAGAAGGTTTCATTAGCACCTAAGATTTATCCTTCTAAGACCTAATATTTATCCTTCGATAGTTTATCTTTACCATTAGCAACagaaattcttataattattattaaacagctagaaataataaat
This genomic stretch from Megalopta genalis isolate 19385.01 chromosome 5, iyMegGena1_principal, whole genome shotgun sequence harbors:
- the LOC117220477 gene encoding uncharacterized protein LOC117220477 isoform X1 — its product is MENKRYNFANLPTTNQDAIVWAREHRLLRGSMMCRVHRKPMKFHSSSAEHGIGRFRCSVGRANCRQYSAMVDSFFEHIRLPLYKAIRLMYCFTRDLSYAYTTHELCDFNVDTDHVSTLSSSTIAAWFRYCREMIVDHFPKMQLDKPKLGGISAAGKPVTIQIDEAKFGKRKCNRGRNVEGHWIIGMVDVETTDCRMVVMENRTPETIIDVIKEYIAIGSEIQTDRSRIYEGLTAAGYVHKTVNHSIELVGSDGTNTRRIDEDFADRLSEYLWRRFCRYNKVDLMASLIEAIRIQYVFK
- the LOC117220477 gene encoding uncharacterized protein LOC117220477 isoform X2 encodes the protein MENKRYNFANLPTTNQDAIVWAREHRLLRGSMMCRVHRKPMKFHSSSAEHGIGRFRCSVGRANCRQYSAMVDSFFEHIRLPLYKAIRLMYCFTRDLSYAYTTHELCDFNVDTDHVSTLSSSTIAAWFRYCREMIVDHFPKMQLDKPKLGGISAAGKPVTIQIDEAKFGKRKCNRGRNVEGHWIIGMVDVETTDCRMVVMENRTPETIIDVIKEYIAIGSEIQTDRSRIYEGLTAAGYVHKTVNHSIEKRWHEH